Part of the Catalinimonas alkaloidigena genome is shown below.
TTATAATATCCACCCGAAGAAGATACTTTAACCGGATGCTCGTTCTTATTCATACCCCAGCGGGCTACATCAAACTGGTGAGGCCCCTGGTTACCAATGTCACCATTGCCGGTATCCCAATGCCAGTGCCAGTTGTAATGACTTTTCTTCTCATTATAGGGGCGCATGGCAGCGGGTCCAAGCCACATGTCGTAATGGAAGCCCTGCGGCGGCTCACTGTCCGCGGCGATGCCAAAAGAATCACGGGGTTTGTAACATAAGCCTTTTGCCATGTATACTTCTCCAATACCACCGTTGTGCAGGAACTGCATGGCCTTACGTACATTATTGATGGAGCGGTTCTGGAAGCCTACCTGTACGATTCTGTTGTATTTTCTGGCCGCTTCAATCATTTTTCTGCCTTCAAATACATTGTGCGAGCAGGGCTTTTCAACATATACATTTTTACCTGCCTGCACTGCCCAGATGGTAGCCAATGCGTGCCAGTGGTTAGGCGTAGCGATAGAGACAGCATCCACATCTTTGTCATCAAAAACTTTACGCATGTCTACTTCAGTACCTGGCTTCTTGCCCTGGATTTCGTTTACCGCCTGTACCCTTTCGGCCCAGAGGTTTTCGTCTACATCACAGATAGTTTTTACGTATACATTTTCTGATTCGGCCATGCTGGCCCAGCGTTTGAGGTGGCCAAAGCCCTGCCCTCTTGTTCCGATCACGCACATATTCACGCGGTCGTTAGCTCCCATAATTGAATTGTAGCTTTTGGCACTAAAAGCAAAGGGCGCACTCCCCAGCGTAATGCCGGTAGTGCCTAATGCGGCTTTTTTGATGAAGGTTCTTCGGTTGTCTTTCATGATATTAGTTTTATACAAACGATTGCACAATTACAATTTGTAAATTTATCCTCAAAACTCAAAGTATAAGCTAAAACTCGGGTGTTTTAATATGGGTAGGAATAAAGTAGATTGAAGAAACACGATTCAGCCTGGCTACAATGAATGAAAACACAGGAAAGGAAAGTACGACACAATATTAGTCCCTGCCACTTTCTAATAACCGATTTTGTACGTCAGAATAATGAGTCCATGATCAAACTCCTGTAATTCTGTTAATTCGTTTTGGGTCTGCTTTCGTACATTTCCAAACAGCGGTGTGCCGTCTCCCAAAGTGATGGGATTGAGCTTGATTTTGAGGATATCTATCATTTCATTTTCCAGCAACCATCCGGCGAAAACACCCCCACCACAAAGGTAGATATCCGTACCTTCATTCTGCTTTAGCGCTTCAATGATATCCAGCTTAGGAGGATGCACATGCAACTTAGGATCAGCATTATTCAGCTTCAGGCTTTTAGAAAAGATATGATGCTCCATATGCGGATACGCGAGTTGGCCGGGCTTAAGGCCAAATTTATAGCCAAATTCATAAGTACGCCTCCCCATGATGACTGTATCAAAAGATTGCAGGTCACTCAGGTATTTTTCAACACCAGTACCTTCTCCTACAAATGTACTGATATCTTCATCCGCTCCCGCGATATACCCATCCAGCGAGGAGGCTACATAATAAACGATATTTCTCATAGGGCTCAGAAGTAGGTTTGACTATTTTCTCATTTGACTATTTTCTCAGTGATGATCAAAGTAATTTACCTACTTAAGCGACAAAACAAAAGCCTGCTCCCGAAAGGAACAGGCTTAGCTCATGGAGTCGCTTAGACTCATGAAAACCTACATGAAAATCTATCTATGATTATTGTACCATATTTCCGTCCTCATCAAAGGCCAGGATTCCTGACTGAGAACCATCGGTAATGGTCAATTCATATTGTGTTCCCGCTTCAGCAGTTTCCGCATCCACTTCTACTTCTTCTACCTTAGATACTTCCCACTCTTTATACTGAGATTGCTCAAAAGCTGTTTTTACTTCTTCAGGAAGATCTTCATACTTTATCTCTTTGCGGTCAATTTTAGCTACAACTTCTATTTTGCTATCACTTTCATTTATGGGAAGCGCATGGGCTCCTACACTTGCAAATGAAAAAGTGGCTAATGCGGCAACTGCAATTATTCTACGTTTCATATCCTAAAAATTTAGTGTTAAAAAAATATGTATTTGAAATACATTTACTGGAGAAGTAATAACTGTGCCAATTGATATTTTTATTATCAAACAGTTGACAATCAGATACTTATGAATATATTTGGGTTTTGTAGGAGAAAGAACACATTGTGTATTTTAGTAATAATATATACTCAAACTGAGGTTTTATTCTACAAATTAACCCTCATACTATGGCTAAGGGCTCTACTATTTCCTGGACTTTCAACATTAGCTAGTCCGAATTGGATAGGGTGGGATAGCGGAAAATGTAGATGACTTTACTTTGATATGACTCTCCGATGATTTGTTGGATGACAGGAATTTAATGCTGAAATATTCAGC
Proteins encoded:
- a CDS encoding Gfo/Idh/MocA family protein; the protein is MKDNRRTFIKKAALGTTGITLGSAPFAFSAKSYNSIMGANDRVNMCVIGTRGQGFGHLKRWASMAESENVYVKTICDVDENLWAERVQAVNEIQGKKPGTEVDMRKVFDDKDVDAVSIATPNHWHALATIWAVQAGKNVYVEKPCSHNVFEGRKMIEAARKYNRIVQVGFQNRSINNVRKAMQFLHNGGIGEVYMAKGLCYKPRDSFGIAADSEPPQGFHYDMWLGPAAMRPYNEKKSHYNWHWHWDTGNGDIGNQGPHQFDVARWGMNKNEHPVKVSSSGGYYKYGPDECSQETANTQTAELQYADGKILQFEVRGLYTGGEADMGVKIGNLFYGTEGWMEVNGGTWKTYMGRDNEPGPSSESEEEGTDKVVDYLAAPGSGGHYANFIAAVRSGKKSDLTCDIEEGYYSTVLPLLSNISYRMGRSLEFDGKKEKFVRDPEADKMLSREYRKPYVVENNV
- a CDS encoding dihydrofolate reductase family protein — its product is MRNIVYYVASSLDGYIAGADEDISTFVGEGTGVEKYLSDLQSFDTVIMGRRTYEFGYKFGLKPGQLAYPHMEHHIFSKSLKLNNADPKLHVHPPKLDIIEALKQNEGTDIYLCGGGVFAGWLLENEMIDILKIKLNPITLGDGTPLFGNVRKQTQNELTELQEFDHGLIILTYKIGY